The nucleotide sequence ATACTAACAAGACTAATTATGAGGAAATAGAAAAGAAATTATATGATAACATGTTAGGGGAATATTGATGATAAAATTTACGATAAGCGGCAGGCTGCCGAGCCTTAATGATTATATCAACGTATGCAGGCACAACAAATATAAGGCGGCGACATTTAAGAAGCGGATTGACACTCAGATAATTTCTGAGATACGGAAACAGCGGATAGGCAAAGCAAAAACGCCGGTATACATAGAATTTTTATGGGTTGAGAAAGACAGACGACGGGACCTTGACAATATATACTCCGGTAAAAAGTATATACTGGACGCACTGCAGACCGCCGGAGTTATACCAAACGACAGTCAGAAATATGTAATGGGTTTGGTGGATACGGTTGCTTTTGATAAAGCAAACCCCAGGGTAGAAGTTACGATTTACGAAGAATAATAACAACATTGATGTTAAAAACGACAAAATGACGGTGCAAGAATTTATAAAGTTAACCCAAAATAGTTTTGGGGGAGACGTAATAAAACAGCTTGCAAAGGAGATGAAAGTTAAAATTGAAAACTAAATGCACTAAGCCGCCGAAAGTGCCGAGCCCTACGTTGTGCGGCAAAGCTCCTGATGGAATAGATTGTTTTGTTTGTAAGTGGTATGCAAAAAATGTGATTGAAAAGGAGGATACAAAAGATGATAAGTGATAAAATAGCTGATTTTTTATCATACATGGAAGAGCAATGTCAAATGTATGATATTGCCAGAGATATGTTAAAAGAATGCGATGAAGCTACGCAAGATATATTACATAAAATGGAAATAGACCCGGTTAAATATAAAGAGCGTGCGAGACTAGCAACTAAATTACAATCTATACGCCGCCAAAGAAGAACTGCAAAGGATATGACAGAAACAACAAAAATAATATCAATATGGGTAAAAGATAATAAATCAATTATAGGGTCCTTACAACGGTTATTAGGAGATGTAAGGAAAGCAGAGAAAAAACAGCAAAATAGAACCTATATACCCAGGACGAATGTTATAGAGGAGATAAGGAGAATATGAAAATGAAAGATTATAAACAAAAAGAATGTTGGGGTTGCGAAAATTTCACGTCGCTAGGTGAAGGCGACCATCTTTGTTGTGAGAATATAAGGAAGGAGAGGCACAATGGAAGCAATACTTGAAATATTAACAACAGAAGATATGACAGAGTTAAGACAAGGGATTAAGAATTTAATTTTAAACGCTGTAGAAAGCGATTTTAATGCGTTAAATGAACATATAGTACCACCTAATTTTGTTATTGAGGTAATAGATGATGTCATTGATGATATACGGCCTAAACTTGAGAAAAAAACTAAAAAGGTAATAAACCAAAAAATAAATGATTATCTAAATGCAATACAGACAAAGGAGAATGAAAATGAATGTTAAATTAGTAGCTAATGGGAAAACTGTTGATTATGAAATTTCTGATACTGAATACAATAGATTATTTACACGCACAGGACTTGAAAAACCTGTTGCTTGTGAAGAGTTTTATGCAGTAAATTTTAGTAACGGTGATATAGACAATTTTATATGGAATGGTTATAAATGTGACGAAACTTTTTTTGACTGTGGACTTATGTCTACGGATAAAAAATTGGCTCAAGATAGATTTAGAGCTAGAAAAATAAAAACGAAATTAGAACGATTTGCGGCAGAACATAATAAAGGTGCTTTGAATTGGAATCTATGCGCTAAAACAAAATGGTATTTATATTATGACTTCACTTATAATGAAGTAGATGTAAATCAGTCACGAACATTGAAAATTGAGGGGACTACATATTTCAGCTCTGAAAAAATAGCCAAACAAGCTATTGAAGAACTGGACAAAGACGGAGAATTAGTTTGGTATTTGCGAGATTATCAGCCATGGATTGGAGCGTATGAAGAAACGGAGGAAAAGTGATTAATATGATTGATAAAATAGTGGAAATGCTTAATGGCAGAGAATATCTAGACGAGGTAACACCTGAAACAAGACGATTAGCTAAAGAAAATA is from Monoglobus pectinilyticus and encodes:
- a CDS encoding RusA family crossover junction endodeoxyribonuclease → MIKFTISGRLPSLNDYINVCRHNKYKAATFKKRIDTQIISEIRKQRIGKAKTPVYIEFLWVEKDRRRDLDNIYSGKKYILDALQTAGVIPNDSQKYVMGLVDTVAFDKANPRVEVTIYEE